tattttattgaaaatagaaaaaattcTACCTAGTGAAGAGTAATTTTATCGATAGttcataaagtatttaaaaaaccaAATCTAAGTGATTAACAACTTTTTTATATCAGAAAGTTGAATTcctaattattatatatgttaaGGATACCCAAAATATGATAAAGATACGGATTAAAGTTGTTATACTTACTATAGTCGAGATATATACATTAACATAAATCTATATACTATTCAACACATTATACAACGATTTATCTGATCTCTACAGATTTGCAGTCCAGCTTGTACTGAGCTGGAAGTAGTCGTCATGGATTGGCTGGCCAAGTTCCTGAAGTTACCCGCGCACTTTCTGCATGAAACCGAGGGTCCAGGAGGTGGCGTTATTCAGGGATCCGCCAGTGAGGCGGTTCTCGTTGCTGTCTTGGCTGCCCGAGAGCAGGCGGTGCGCAGGGAGCGCGAGAGGCAGCCAGAACTCAGCGAAAGCGATATACGTGGCAAACTGATTGCCTACTCCTCCGACCAGAGCAACAGTTGCATTGAGAAAGCGGGCGTGCTGGCTGCCATGCCCATTAAACTGTTGCCTGCCAGCGAGGATCTGGTACTGCGTGGTGCGGCTCTCAAAGCAGCCATTGAACGAGATGTGGCCGCTGGATTGATACCAGTGATATGCGTTGCCACTCTGGGCACAACAGGCACGTGCGCCTACGATGACATAGAGTCTCTGGCGAGCGTCTGCGAGGAACATAATGTGTGGCTGCACGTAGATGCAGCTTATGCCGGTGGCGCCTTTGCTTTGGATGAGTGTGCTGATTTGCGACGTGGTTTGGATCGCGTGGACTCATTGAACTTCAATCTGCACAAGTTTATGCTGGTGAATTTTGACTGCGCGGCTATGTGGCTGCGTGATGCCAACAAAGTGGTAGACAGTTTCAATGTGGATCGCATCTATTTGAAGCACAAGTACGAGGGATGCACACAGATTCCGGACTTTCGTCACTGGCAAATCCCTTTGGGACGTCGGTTCCGTGCCCTCAAGGTGTGGATCACATTCCGCACCCTGGGCGCTGAGGGATTACGTGCCCATGTGCGCAAGCACATCGACTTGGCGGCACAGTTCGAGAATCTTGTCAAGGCGGATTCTCGCTTCGAGTTGGTGGCTCCGCGTGCCTTGGGATTGGTCTGCTTCAGGGCCAAGGGCGACAATGAGATTACGTCACA
This window of the Drosophila albomicans strain 15112-1751.03 chromosome 2L, ASM965048v2, whole genome shotgun sequence genome carries:
- the LOC117566033 gene encoding 3,4-dihydroxyphenylacetaldehyde synthase 2 isoform X1 yields the protein MDAKMFREFGKAAVDFVADYLENIRDHDVLPSVEPGYMLQQMPKQMPESPEDWKHILSDIDRVIKPGITHWQSPNMHAYYPTSVSYPSIVGEMLASGFSVIGFSWICSPACTELEVVVMDWLAKFLKLPAHFLHETEGPGGGVIQGSASEAVLVAVLAAREQAVRRERERQPELSESDIRGKLIAYSSDQSNSCIEKAGVLAAMPIKLLPASEDLVLRGAALKAAIERDVAAGLIPVICVATLGTTGTCAYDDIESLASVCEEHNVWLHVDAAYAGGAFALDECADLRRGLDRVDSLNFNLHKFMLVNFDCAAMWLRDANKVVDSFNVDRIYLKHKYEGCTQIPDFRHWQIPLGRRFRALKVWITFRTLGAEGLRAHVRKHIDLAAQFENLVKADSRFELVAPRALGLVCFRAKGDNEITSQLLHRLMERKKIYMVKAEHGGRQFLRFAVCGMDPKPADIQFAWTEIETQLTQLNLEADQQPLENRKAGEIAELTQHLTGLQLQMDETLQR
- the LOC117566033 gene encoding 3,4-dihydroxyphenylacetaldehyde synthase 2 isoform X2; the encoded protein is MDFDEFREFGHASIEFIINYLSNIRDRDVLPSVVPHEVINQLPRQIPEQPEHWRHILNDLEHIILPGLTHWQSPYFNAFFPSSTSAGSIIGELLIAGIGVLGFSWICSPACTELEVVVMDWLAKFLKLPAHFLHETEGPGGGVIQGSASEAVLVAVLAAREQAVRRERERQPELSESDIRGKLIAYSSDQSNSCIEKAGVLAAMPIKLLPASEDLVLRGAALKAAIERDVAAGLIPVICVATLGTTGTCAYDDIESLASVCEEHNVWLHVDAAYAGGAFALDECADLRRGLDRVDSLNFNLHKFMLVNFDCAAMWLRDANKVVDSFNVDRIYLKHKYEGCTQIPDFRHWQIPLGRRFRALKVWITFRTLGAEGLRAHVRKHIDLAAQFENLVKADSRFELVAPRALGLVCFRAKGDNEITSQLLHRLMERKKIYMVKAEHGGRQFLRFAVCGMDPKPADIQFAWTEIETQLTQLNLEADQQPLENRKAGEIAELTQHLTGLQLQMDETLQR